A genomic segment from Kyrpidia tusciae DSM 2912 encodes:
- a CDS encoding efflux RND transporter periplasmic adaptor subunit has product MKRGPKNLGLFIAASSALLLLLSGCGSGATSAPAALTGPVVQVFTVAGGGQTVTGKVAAADSVQVSSKLGARVTAVHVSEGSRVHKGQVLVELDPTDYTAAVNQAQAGLQQAQAGLAAAQAKLADTLAGAREQQIQQLQAAVEQAQAAYDTAQDNLTRTQNLFNAGAAPQSALDQAQLGLAQAKGALDQAKAQLSLAQAGATANTIAALRAQVDQARGAVNQAQAALQAAQNNLANTKITAPMDGVVASKNINPGEMAAPGVPLMTLVNLDTVKVDASVPQTLLPGLHTGQTVAVHVAELGDQIFTGTITFLSPVSDQNNNTFPVEVTVPNSGGQLRAGMVADVTFAGGEAGVEIPVSTLVKQGGQTAVFKLEGDKARRVAVQGKQKDNNWFIAASGVSIGDKLVIQPPTDLKDGAQVQVQGGKTP; this is encoded by the coding sequence ATGAAAAGAGGTCCGAAGAACCTTGGTTTGTTCATCGCCGCCTCTTCCGCGCTGCTGCTGTTGCTCTCCGGCTGCGGCTCCGGAGCCACATCGGCGCCGGCGGCGCTGACCGGGCCCGTGGTCCAGGTGTTCACCGTGGCCGGCGGCGGCCAGACGGTGACCGGCAAGGTGGCGGCGGCCGATTCTGTGCAGGTTTCCTCGAAATTGGGGGCAAGGGTGACGGCGGTCCACGTCAGCGAGGGATCCCGGGTACATAAGGGGCAGGTCCTGGTGGAACTCGATCCCACCGACTATACCGCCGCTGTCAACCAGGCCCAGGCCGGGCTGCAACAGGCCCAGGCCGGACTCGCGGCCGCCCAGGCGAAGCTGGCCGACACCCTTGCCGGCGCCCGGGAGCAACAGATTCAACAGCTCCAGGCGGCGGTGGAGCAGGCCCAGGCGGCGTATGACACCGCCCAGGACAACTTGACCCGCACGCAAAACCTGTTTAACGCCGGGGCCGCACCCCAGTCGGCGCTGGATCAGGCCCAGCTCGGGTTGGCCCAGGCCAAGGGGGCACTGGATCAGGCCAAAGCCCAGCTCAGTCTGGCCCAGGCCGGGGCCACGGCGAACACCATCGCGGCGCTCAGGGCCCAGGTCGACCAGGCCCGGGGGGCGGTGAACCAGGCTCAGGCCGCATTGCAGGCGGCGCAGAATAACCTGGCGAACACGAAGATCACCGCGCCCATGGACGGCGTGGTCGCGTCGAAAAACATCAATCCGGGGGAGATGGCGGCCCCGGGGGTGCCCCTGATGACCCTGGTGAATCTCGACACGGTGAAGGTGGACGCCAGTGTGCCCCAGACCCTTTTGCCCGGGCTTCACACCGGCCAGACGGTGGCGGTGCACGTGGCCGAACTGGGGGATCAGATCTTCACAGGGACGATCACCTTCCTCAGCCCGGTGTCCGATCAAAACAACAACACCTTCCCGGTGGAAGTCACGGTGCCCAACTCGGGCGGCCAGCTTCGGGCGGGGATGGTGGCGGACGTGACCTTTGCCGGCGGCGAGGCCGGGGTGGAGATCCCGGTGAGCACCTTGGTCAAGCAGGGTGGCCAAACGGCGGTTTTCAAACTGGAAGGGGACAAGGCTCGTCGCGTGGCGGTGCAAGGGAAGCAGAAAGACAACAACTGGTTTATCGCCGCGTCCGGGGTGAGCATCGGCGATAAACTGGTCATCCAGCCCCCGACTGATCTCAAAGACGGCGCCCAGGTCCAGGTGCAGGGAGGGAAGACCCCGTGA
- a CDS encoding copper amine oxidase N-terminal domain-containing protein — protein MFTAGRAAYRLNGVSIAMDVAPYIRDGRMMVPLRYAAEALGVNGEGIAWDERDQSVALTKGSLSAIFTAGSTRLIARGVPVTMDVAPELVNGRLVLPVRWVGLALNGYTYWDESAQEAIITSQW, from the coding sequence ATATTCACGGCTGGGAGGGCGGCGTACAGGCTGAACGGCGTATCGATAGCGATGGATGTCGCGCCCTACATAAGGGACGGGCGTATGATGGTTCCGCTGAGATACGCCGCCGAAGCCCTGGGGGTGAACGGGGAAGGGATCGCGTGGGATGAACGCGACCAATCCGTTGCCCTCACCAAGGGAAGCCTGTCGGCGATCTTCACCGCCGGCTCCACACGCCTCATCGCACGCGGAGTGCCGGTGACGATGGACGTGGCTCCGGAGTTGGTGAACGGTCGCCTGGTGCTCCCGGTTCGCTGGGTTGGTCTCGCGCTGAACGGTTATACGTATTGGGACGAGAGCGCGCAAGAGGCGATCATTACCTCCCAGTGGTAG
- a CDS encoding glycosyltransferase — protein MRVLTMIGAGEFGGAEQHVFDLLRSVKRVEPRLAVFYEGELASRMRAVGVPVRVLSRSPWRAIAEVVDYARAQNIVLLHTHGVRANVIGRLAAQRAGVPVVTTVHSVLATDYPDPLKRWLFVGLEHLTRRQTDRFICVSRALRDDLAAGGIPPERLTVIHNGIDISRFHPDGDAVSLNLPRPLIGTVARMHAAKGYDVLLDAARELVKGGFVGSFVWIGDGPLKTQLARRIQEAGLEERVRIVGYQPDVERWLRAVDVVVLPSLSEGFGLALLEALACGKPVVASRVGGFAEVGEGLAGVRLVPPGDPYTLAAAVDGMVRERVVLPDPDAVASLYSLERMVGKTEEVYAEILAKRSL, from the coding sequence ATGCGGGTGCTCACCATGATCGGCGCGGGGGAGTTCGGCGGCGCGGAACAGCACGTCTTCGACCTGCTGCGAAGCGTCAAGCGGGTGGAGCCGCGCCTGGCCGTCTTCTACGAGGGTGAGTTGGCCTCCCGCATGAGGGCGGTGGGGGTGCCGGTGCGGGTCTTGTCCCGCTCCCCCTGGCGGGCCATCGCCGAGGTGGTGGATTACGCCCGGGCTCAAAACATCGTCCTCCTTCACACTCACGGGGTCCGGGCCAACGTCATCGGCCGCCTGGCGGCCCAAAGAGCGGGCGTGCCGGTGGTTACTACCGTCCACAGCGTGCTTGCGACAGACTATCCCGACCCCCTCAAACGGTGGCTCTTCGTCGGCCTGGAGCACCTGACCCGGCGCCAGACCGACCGATTCATCTGTGTCTCCCGGGCCCTGCGGGACGACCTCGCCGCCGGGGGCATTCCTCCCGAGCGCCTCACGGTGATCCACAACGGCATCGACATCTCTCGTTTTCATCCCGACGGCGACGCCGTGTCTCTCAACCTGCCCCGCCCGCTGATTGGCACCGTGGCTCGGATGCACGCCGCCAAGGGCTATGACGTGCTCCTCGATGCCGCCCGGGAGCTGGTCAAGGGGGGCTTTGTCGGCAGCTTTGTTTGGATTGGCGACGGTCCGCTCAAAACGCAGCTCGCCCGTCGCATCCAGGAGGCGGGTCTGGAGGAGCGGGTGCGGATCGTCGGCTATCAACCAGATGTCGAGCGGTGGTTGCGGGCGGTGGATGTGGTCGTGCTTCCGTCTCTCTCCGAGGGGTTCGGCCTGGCGCTGCTTGAGGCTCTGGCGTGTGGCAAGCCGGTGGTGGCCAGCCGGGTGGGAGGCTTCGCCGAAGTGGGCGAGGGGTTGGCGGGAGTGCGCCTGGTGCCCCCGGGGGATCCCTATACTCTTGCCGCTGCGGTGGACGGCATGGTCCGGGAACGGGTGGTCCTCCCCGATCCGGACGCCGTGGCGAGCCTGTACTCGCTAGAGCGCATGGTGGGGAAAACGGAGGAGGTGTACGCCGAAATCCTGGCGAAAAGGTCCCTCTAA
- a CDS encoding type II toxin-antitoxin system RelE family toxin: MSEWRVIVSREAAATLRRLDRKQKERTIRAIDRIAKDPTPQCAA, translated from the coding sequence GTGAGTGAGTGGCGCGTGATTGTGTCACGTGAGGCCGCCGCAACACTGCGGCGGCTGGACCGCAAGCAGAAAGAGCGTACAATCCGCGCCATTGATCGGATTGCCAAAGATCCGACACCACAGTGTGCAGCCTAA
- a CDS encoding copper amine oxidase N-terminal domain-containing protein, giving the protein MKRGKKALAVLSTAALFGTTPAAVTLPFLTATVAHAAGTATALVVPNINSSAQIADLGTIDLFIPKGALASGSDNQVTLLLPNGFQFDPAVIGSDWTEADVTQGVSAANVSVAALPGGTTPSTISYNEQMNNNVSYGITVAPVNNSRPMTAQDNVTKRVAAPYVDLATTSGVFSGTVGVEWQIPSATLLKIKFNPQPGWSQIDDVHLLVHLPNINVTGPSDGPVNATLIAPSNSALPTGTVTVANVVSSGKVDLAATDTQSSSDEFTFNLAVNEEVAGSLKTSTNALKLKLPSGFKWYTDSQNAPAALVYGQDAKAKTNLQIHVQDQDLWISTTDSTTQASGWLITGLHFYVDDETVARNGDVTVQITGASSTNVSSLVVGHYGQVGFESSVVSKPTLIAGKKEQIIGDIIIKETVPGSFIDGRTVTLQLPDGARWETPFENSKDAQNGNYVGSITATNGLGTPKVVYTDTDRRTLKLIVNGNSNKNSTNPGEIDLRNMQVALQPGFSGDLTIQLGGSEGVTGNITVATVQTPISVKADTTPNVIVGAGGQAIGTITLTENVAGGFAKNSDVGSGYNQVHIELPYGVQFDGTPTVEVTQGDLRIKDVSSGLGSNNKGYLDFYVDAESTTPSQITISNAKLKLDRTVPQGDIVLKVKGPAVSYTAYAKDANPDLNSPFAVQTWQDNNTTAASTTIATVTTPAQSGSNVATFTVGSTTYTVNGQQQTMDVAPYLKNDGRVMLPVRFVANALGVSDDSIIWNQNDKSVTIFKGGSVVKMTLGSNTLIVNGTAVQMDVAPELYNDGRVMLPIRWVGQALNANISWDQATQTVTVTTQQ; this is encoded by the coding sequence ATGAAGCGAGGCAAAAAGGCTCTTGCAGTACTTTCCACCGCAGCCCTCTTCGGCACCACGCCGGCGGCTGTGACGTTGCCCTTCTTGACCGCGACGGTGGCCCATGCGGCTGGTACGGCGACGGCGCTGGTCGTGCCGAATATCAATAGTTCGGCACAAATCGCCGACTTGGGCACGATTGATCTGTTCATTCCGAAAGGCGCTTTGGCGAGTGGCTCTGACAACCAGGTCACCCTTCTATTGCCAAACGGCTTTCAGTTTGACCCTGCGGTTATTGGAAGCGACTGGACTGAGGCCGACGTTACTCAAGGGGTAAGTGCAGCTAACGTATCAGTGGCTGCGCTACCGGGTGGCACTACACCGTCCACTATTTCCTATAATGAGCAGATGAATAATAATGTAAGCTATGGGATCACAGTAGCCCCTGTAAATAATAGCCGTCCGATGACTGCTCAAGATAATGTTACCAAGCGGGTGGCGGCGCCGTATGTGGACTTGGCAACGACCTCGGGGGTATTTAGCGGTACGGTGGGTGTAGAGTGGCAGATCCCGAGCGCCACATTGTTAAAGATAAAATTTAATCCTCAGCCAGGCTGGAGTCAAATCGATGATGTGCATCTCCTTGTGCACCTGCCCAACATCAATGTGACTGGTCCTTCCGACGGTCCCGTTAATGCGACGTTGATTGCGCCATCGAACAGTGCATTGCCGACGGGCACTGTAACTGTTGCGAATGTGGTGTCTTCCGGAAAGGTCGATCTGGCAGCCACGGACACCCAGAGCAGCAGCGATGAGTTCACGTTCAACCTTGCCGTGAACGAGGAAGTTGCTGGATCTCTTAAGACGAGCACCAATGCGCTGAAATTGAAACTGCCCAGCGGGTTTAAGTGGTATACAGATTCACAAAATGCGCCCGCAGCTCTGGTGTACGGCCAAGATGCGAAGGCGAAAACTAATCTGCAAATTCACGTTCAGGATCAAGACCTTTGGATCTCAACAACGGACTCGACTACACAAGCTAGCGGCTGGCTAATTACAGGGTTGCATTTCTATGTTGATGACGAAACCGTGGCTCGAAACGGTGACGTAACGGTTCAGATCACCGGTGCATCCAGCACAAACGTGTCGAGTCTGGTTGTTGGCCATTATGGTCAGGTTGGTTTTGAATCGTCTGTGGTGAGCAAGCCGACGCTCATTGCAGGTAAGAAGGAGCAGATCATCGGCGATATCATCATCAAAGAGACAGTACCTGGTTCCTTCATCGATGGCCGTACCGTGACGTTGCAGCTCCCTGATGGAGCCCGATGGGAAACCCCCTTCGAAAACAGTAAAGATGCACAAAATGGCAACTATGTGGGGTCAATTACCGCCACCAACGGCCTAGGCACTCCAAAGGTAGTTTATACGGACACTGACCGCAGAACCCTGAAGCTGATCGTCAACGGGAATTCCAACAAGAATTCCACGAACCCAGGCGAGATTGACCTTCGGAATATGCAGGTTGCCTTGCAACCCGGATTCAGTGGAGATTTGACAATTCAGCTCGGTGGCAGCGAGGGTGTGACCGGGAACATCACGGTAGCTACCGTCCAGACGCCCATCTCTGTGAAGGCGGATACGACGCCGAACGTGATCGTCGGTGCGGGCGGTCAGGCAATCGGTACAATTACACTGACCGAGAACGTGGCGGGCGGATTTGCCAAGAACTCGGATGTGGGATCGGGATATAACCAGGTGCACATCGAGTTGCCGTACGGCGTGCAATTTGACGGAACTCCGACGGTCGAAGTCACCCAGGGCGATCTGCGGATTAAGGATGTGTCGTCCGGGCTCGGCTCCAACAATAAAGGATATCTCGACTTCTATGTGGATGCCGAGAGCACGACGCCGAGCCAGATTACGATCTCGAATGCAAAGCTGAAACTTGACCGCACGGTCCCGCAGGGCGACATTGTCCTCAAGGTAAAAGGGCCGGCGGTGTCTTACACGGCGTACGCCAAAGACGCCAACCCGGATCTCAACAGTCCGTTTGCGGTGCAGACATGGCAGGACAATAACACCACCGCTGCCAGCACGACCATTGCCACCGTCACCACCCCGGCTCAGTCTGGGTCGAACGTGGCGACCTTCACGGTGGGCAGCACCACCTACACGGTCAATGGCCAGCAGCAGACCATGGACGTGGCGCCGTACCTCAAGAATGACGGCCGGGTGATGCTGCCGGTGCGCTTTGTCGCAAACGCCTTGGGCGTGAGCGATGACAGCATCATCTGGAACCAGAATGATAAGTCCGTCACGATCTTCAAGGGCGGCAGCGTCGTGAAGATGACCCTTGGCAGCAACACCCTGATCGTCAACGGCACGGCGGTCCAGATGGACGTGGCGCCTGAACTGTACAACGACGGTCGCGTGATGCTCCCGATCCGCTGGGTTGGCCAGGCGCTCAACGCCAACATCAGCTGGGATCAGGCGACTCAGACCGTGACGGTGACGACCCAGCAATAA
- a CDS encoding transposase: protein MAIIPQLELFSWEEIEPLGDLERLRLVLEHLPDEALMAHLEKSRGHGRDDYPVRAMWNSMLAGIVFQHPSIESLRRELSRNGQLRSICGLRAVPSAAAYTRFLRSLMRHGSWIESMFDELVKALSEELPEFGRRLAMDSKAIASWASRPSKEKKEDGRRDLDAAYGVKTYRGTREDGSTWEKVVRWFGYKLHLVVDAQHELPVAYTVTKGSRSDVKEGHVLLDEMEKRHPEMLKKAEVLTADRGYDDSKLLSRCWDEYGIKPVIDTRRMWKDGEQTRLLPGHTNVVYDEGGAVYCYCPETGARQQMSNGGFEKDRGTLKKVCPAKAYGITCQGREQCPVAGGVRVALAVDRRIFTPIARESYKWAKEYRYRTAVERVNSRLDVSFGFERHTIRGLRKMRIRCGLALCVMLAMALGRVREKQQERMRSLVRSVS, encoded by the coding sequence ATGGCGATTATACCACAACTCGAACTGTTTTCCTGGGAAGAAATTGAGCCGCTTGGAGACCTTGAACGCCTCCGGCTGGTTCTGGAACATCTGCCGGACGAAGCACTCATGGCGCATCTGGAGAAATCGAGAGGTCATGGACGAGATGACTACCCGGTACGGGCGATGTGGAACTCGATGTTGGCAGGAATCGTGTTTCAACACCCGTCGATCGAGAGCTTACGTCGGGAACTCTCTCGAAACGGGCAGTTGCGATCGATCTGTGGGTTGCGCGCAGTTCCCAGCGCAGCCGCTTACACCCGATTTCTCCGCAGCTTGATGAGGCACGGATCGTGGATCGAATCGATGTTCGACGAGCTGGTGAAGGCCCTGAGTGAGGAACTTCCGGAGTTCGGGCGTCGTTTGGCGATGGACAGTAAGGCAATCGCCTCGTGGGCGTCCCGTCCCTCGAAAGAAAAGAAGGAAGACGGACGGCGGGATCTGGATGCAGCATACGGGGTAAAAACCTATCGTGGGACCCGCGAGGACGGGAGTACATGGGAGAAAGTGGTCCGGTGGTTTGGCTACAAGCTCCACCTGGTGGTGGATGCTCAGCATGAATTGCCGGTGGCGTATACGGTGACCAAAGGGTCGCGCTCGGACGTCAAAGAAGGGCATGTCCTGCTGGATGAGATGGAGAAACGCCATCCGGAGATGTTGAAAAAGGCCGAGGTCCTGACGGCGGATCGGGGGTACGACGACTCGAAACTCCTGAGTCGCTGCTGGGATGAATATGGGATCAAGCCCGTGATCGACACGAGGCGGATGTGGAAAGACGGGGAGCAAACGCGGTTATTACCGGGACACACGAATGTGGTGTATGACGAGGGGGGAGCGGTGTACTGTTACTGTCCAGAGACAGGGGCCCGGCAACAGATGAGCAATGGTGGGTTCGAGAAAGACCGGGGGACGCTGAAAAAAGTATGTCCAGCCAAGGCGTACGGGATCACGTGTCAAGGGCGGGAACAGTGCCCCGTGGCCGGAGGGGTGCGGGTGGCGCTCGCGGTGGACCGGCGGATCTTCACGCCGATTGCCCGGGAGAGCTACAAATGGGCGAAGGAATACCGGTACAGGACTGCGGTGGAACGGGTGAACAGTCGCTTGGACGTCTCGTTTGGGTTTGAACGGCACACCATTCGAGGGCTAAGGAAGATGCGGATACGTTGCGGTTTGGCGTTGTGCGTGATGCTGGCGATGGCATTGGGGAGGGTGCGGGAGAAGCAGCAAGAACGCATGAGGAGCTTGGTTCGAAGCGTGTCCTAA
- a CDS encoding TolC family protein: protein MKWKPVAVLTLTSMLAGGVPVFAADAQPQPVQVVVNGQAQQWTFMPQWVNGQVFVPADQLAKAFGATLKQDDGAKTVTLSKGSQTVTLTVGSGMAWRGGSQVQLPAAPMALNGSILIPPNPVAQWLGGDSEWIDGRKTLVLSTQGAITSGVSPDTTNVPLTYEKALELAYANSYKVKNALEDITRTSKVLDKVSDNVEFVPARGGDTTTTQIYAGYAQASIAHQMSFRAYTMAQDVVTYAVKQAYNGILQAEAQQQAAEAALKNAQVQANIATVGHQYGTVSDIQWQQAMQGLQAAKAGLEAANKAVTDAYQRLNSLTGLPTDAKYQVVDQPRVDDLNNVDPEAQVARVTSDSPAIWQAEQQVNLAKLQLDLYTFNDKMNPDPYEAKQIDVQKAANTVQDLQDQLSRAVRSAYNGLLELRDQYQSLQSQLAAAEQSLKLAQIQYQYGTGIQADVVAAQAKVDQLKQQLANTAAQFDNLKMVFEKPWVAGGSGSTSGTSSGGSAG from the coding sequence TTGAAGTGGAAGCCAGTGGCGGTTCTGACATTGACCTCGATGCTGGCGGGGGGCGTTCCGGTGTTCGCGGCGGATGCTCAACCGCAGCCGGTGCAGGTGGTTGTCAACGGCCAGGCCCAGCAGTGGACCTTCATGCCCCAGTGGGTGAACGGCCAGGTGTTTGTGCCCGCCGACCAGTTGGCGAAGGCCTTCGGAGCGACACTCAAGCAAGATGATGGGGCGAAAACCGTGACGCTGTCCAAGGGCTCGCAAACCGTCACGCTCACTGTGGGCTCCGGCATGGCCTGGCGGGGCGGCAGTCAGGTTCAGTTGCCGGCGGCGCCCATGGCGTTGAACGGGTCAATCCTCATTCCGCCGAACCCCGTGGCGCAGTGGCTGGGCGGGGACAGCGAGTGGATCGACGGCAGGAAAACCCTGGTGTTGTCGACCCAGGGAGCGATTACCTCCGGGGTCTCTCCGGACACGACGAATGTCCCCTTGACCTACGAGAAAGCGCTGGAGCTGGCCTACGCCAATAGTTACAAGGTGAAGAATGCCCTGGAAGACATCACGCGGACCAGCAAGGTTCTGGACAAAGTCTCGGATAACGTGGAATTCGTGCCCGCCCGGGGCGGCGATACCACGACCACCCAGATCTATGCGGGGTATGCCCAGGCATCCATCGCCCACCAGATGTCCTTCCGGGCGTACACCATGGCCCAGGATGTGGTGACCTACGCCGTAAAACAGGCGTACAACGGCATCCTCCAAGCCGAGGCTCAGCAACAGGCGGCCGAAGCGGCGCTGAAAAACGCCCAGGTCCAGGCGAACATTGCCACGGTTGGCCATCAGTACGGGACTGTGAGCGACATCCAGTGGCAACAGGCCATGCAGGGGCTCCAAGCCGCGAAAGCCGGTCTTGAGGCGGCCAACAAGGCGGTGACCGACGCCTACCAGCGGCTCAACAGCCTGACGGGGCTCCCCACGGATGCCAAGTACCAGGTGGTGGACCAGCCCCGGGTCGACGATCTCAACAACGTGGATCCCGAAGCCCAGGTGGCCCGGGTGACTTCGGACAGCCCGGCGATCTGGCAGGCCGAGCAACAGGTCAACCTCGCGAAGCTGCAGCTTGACCTGTACACCTTCAACGACAAGATGAACCCGGACCCGTATGAGGCGAAGCAGATTGATGTGCAAAAGGCGGCCAACACCGTTCAGGATCTGCAAGACCAACTTTCCCGGGCGGTGCGCTCCGCCTACAACGGGCTGCTTGAGCTCCGGGATCAGTATCAATCGCTCCAGTCCCAGCTCGCGGCCGCCGAGCAAAGCCTGAAGCTCGCCCAGATCCAGTATCAGTACGGGACCGGCATCCAGGCCGACGTGGTGGCGGCCCAGGCCAAGGTGGATCAATTGAAGCAGCAGCTCGCCAACACCGCGGCCCAGTTCGACAATCTCAAGATGGTTTTTGAGAAGCCCTGGGTGGCCGGCGGATCGGGGAGCACATCCGGCACCTCGAGCGGCGGGTCCGCGGGTTGA
- a CDS encoding AbrB/MazE/SpoVT family DNA-binding domain-containing protein: MRQSKVTSHGQVTIPKSIRGAFGLEEGDDVIFERVPEGILLRSKKVRLVDPDDTLSPEDQEVVQRGREQIQLGECVEWNDLRKELEE, translated from the coding sequence ATGAGACAAAGCAAAGTCACCAGCCACGGTCAAGTGACAATCCCGAAGTCGATCCGAGGCGCATTTGGCCTCGAGGAGGGCGACGATGTGATATTTGAACGGGTACCCGAAGGTATTCTGCTGCGGTCAAAAAAGGTGCGACTCGTTGATCCGGATGATACGCTGTCTCCCGAAGATCAGGAAGTGGTACAGCGTGGTCGGGAGCAGATCCAACTCGGGGAGTGCGTGGAATGGAATGATTTACGGAAGGAGTTGGAGGAGTGA
- a CDS encoding efflux RND transporter periplasmic adaptor subunit, whose product MKRKIILIILVIAIVVGGGGIGAYYWYQASHYVTTDDARIDGDIYRVMPRTSGKLTSLNIREGDYVVADQIVGQQDVSNLPNSLLDNALLRAPASGTVIKTLAKVGEVVSPGQPVALIVNKKNLYVEANIEETNLGKIRLGEPVDFTVDSFPGLRFTGRVMDIGQATNSTFSAIPALNTSGNFTKVTQRIPIKISIDDQHGADLSPGMSAEIRIHIKG is encoded by the coding sequence ATGAAGCGAAAGATCATCCTCATCATCCTCGTGATTGCGATCGTCGTCGGCGGCGGGGGCATCGGCGCCTATTACTGGTACCAGGCGTCCCATTACGTAACCACCGACGACGCACGGATCGACGGGGACATCTACCGGGTGATGCCCCGGACGTCCGGGAAGCTCACCTCGTTGAACATCCGCGAAGGGGACTACGTGGTGGCCGACCAGATCGTGGGCCAGCAAGATGTCAGCAATCTGCCGAACAGCCTGCTCGACAACGCCCTGCTCCGGGCGCCCGCCAGCGGGACGGTGATCAAGACCCTGGCCAAGGTGGGGGAGGTGGTTTCACCGGGACAACCGGTCGCGCTCATCGTCAACAAGAAGAATCTGTACGTGGAAGCGAACATTGAGGAGACGAACCTCGGGAAGATCCGTCTCGGCGAACCGGTGGATTTTACGGTGGACAGTTTTCCCGGCCTTCGTTTTACGGGTAGGGTGATGGACATCGGCCAGGCCACCAATTCAACGTTCTCGGCCATTCCGGCGCTCAACACCAGCGGCAACTTCACCAAGGTCACCCAGCGGATCCCGATCAAGATCAGCATTGACGACCAGCACGGGGCGGACCTTTCCCCGGGGATGAGCGCGGAGATCCGCATTCACATCAAAGGATAG